One segment of Carya illinoinensis cultivar Pawnee chromosome 1, C.illinoinensisPawnee_v1, whole genome shotgun sequence DNA contains the following:
- the LOC122275203 gene encoding thermospermine synthase ACAULIS5-like, which produces MGDISCSNGISNGNGVHGKVFPLNGYRKSCWYEEEIEENLRWSFALISILHTGASPYQDIALLDTKPFGKALVIDGKLQSAETDEFIYHESLVHPALLHHPNPSTIFIMGGGEGSTAREILRHNTAKKVIMCDIDEEVVEFCKSYLVVNRDAFCDPRLELVINDARAELENREESYDVIIGDLADPIEGGPCYKLYTKSFYEFTVKPRLNQGGIFVTQAGPAGIFSHTEVFSCIYNTLKQVFKYVVPYSAHVPSFADTWGWVMASDTPFVLSVEELDLRMKQRIKGENRYLDGKTFSSASTLSKAVRNSLDNETHVYTEGTARFIYGHGSAYKKAQE; this is translated from the exons ATGGGAGATATTTCTTGTTCCAATGGTATTTCCAATGGTAATGGAGTTCATGGAAAAGTCTTTCCTCTAAATGGGTATAGGAAGAGCTGTTGGTACGAGGAAGAGATTGAAGAGAATCTGAGATGGTCCTTTGCTCTCATTAG TATTTTGCATACAGGAGCTTCGCCGTACCAGGACATCGCGCTTTTGGACACAAAACCTTTTGGAAAG GCTCTAGTCATTGATGGAAAGCTTCAAAGTGCAGAGACAGATGAATTCATCTACCATGAGTCCCTTGTTCATCCAGCACTTCTTCATCATCCCAA TCCAAGCACCATCTTTATTATGGGAGGAGGTGAAGGCTCCACAGCAAGAGAAATTCTGAGACATAACACTGCAAAAAAGGTTATCATGTGTGACATTGATGAG GAGGTGGTAGAGTTTTGCAAGTCATACTTAGTTGTGAACAGAGATGCTTTCTGTGATCCAAGGCTTGAGCTGGTTATCAATGATGCCAG GGCTGAGCTAGAAAACAGAGAGGAGAGTTATGATGTGATCATAGGAGACCTGGCTGACCCAATTGAGGGAGGCCCATGTTATAAACTCTACACGAAATCCTTCTACGAATTTACTGTCAAGCCTAGACTTAATCAGGGTGGCATCTTTGTCACACAG GCAGGGCCTGCTGGGATATTCAGCCATACGGAAGTATTCTCTTGCATTTACAACACTTTAAAACAGGTTTTCAAAT ATGTTGTGCCTTACTCAGCTCACGTTCCTTCTTTTGCTGATACTTGGGGATGGGTCATG GCTTCTGATACTCCCTTTGTGCTGAGTGTTGAGGAGTTGGACCTCAGGATGAAACAGAGGATCAAAGGGGAGAACAGATACCTTGATGGGAAAACATTTTCATCGGCATCCACCTTGAGCAAAGCCGTGCGGAACTC GCTGGACAACGAGACTCATGTTTACACAGAGGGAACAGCAAGGTTCATATATGGTCATGGTAGTGCCTACAAAAAAGCTCAAGAATGA